GGCGGCGAAGCCTTCGACGGACTGGTCGTCCGGTGGCAGCAGCACGCCTTTGTTCATCGTCACCCAAGCCGAGTGATAGCCGCCACCGCCCGCGCCGATGATGGCGTTGGTGGGGGCATCTTCGGAGACGAGGAACAGGGCGGCGGGGACGACGGATTCCGGGTTGAACAGCTTGAAGGCTTCTTCGGGGAAGATATCCTCGGTCATCCGCGTGGCGGCGACGGGGGCGAGGGAGTTGACCCTGATGTTGTTTTTCGCGCCTTCGAGGTAGAGCGTCTTGGCGAGGCCTGCGACGCCGAGCTTGGCCGCGCCATAGTTCGCCTGCCCAAAATTGCCGAACAGGCCGGAGGAGGACGCGGTCATCAGGATGCGGCCGTAATTCTGTTCGCGCATCGTGTCCCAGCATGCCTTTGTGGCAAAGGCCGAGCCGATGAGGTGGACGCGCACGACCATTTCAAAGTCGGCGGGGTCCATCTTGGTAAAGCTCTTGTCGCGCAGGATGCCCGCGTTGTTGATCAGCACGTGGACGCCGCCCCAGCGCTCTTTGGCGCGGGCGACCATCTCGGCCATCTGATCGTATTCGCTGACCGAGCCGCCATTGGGCATGGCTTCGCCGCCCATGGCTTCGATTTCCTCGACCACTTTCAGTGCCGCGTCGGAATGCCCGCTGCCATCGCGTGACGCGCCAAGGTCATTGACCACGACCTTCGCGCCGCGCTTTGCCAGTTCCAGCGCATAGGCACGGCCCAACCCGCCGCCAGCGCCGGTGACAATCGCCACGCGGCCTTCGAAGGAAATGCTCATGTCCGGTCACTCCATTCGTATGCCGCGGCGCTTTAGCATAAATGCGAAGTCAGGCGATGCGCTTTACCCAGCCATGCGTGTCGGCAATCTCGCCGCGCTGGATGCCGACGAGTTTGCTGCGCAGTTTCTGCGTCAACTGACCGGGGCCGCCCGAACCGATGGTGAATTCGCCCGCGTGGCTGGCAACCTTGCCGACCGGGGTGACCACCGCCGCCGTACCGCAGGCGAACGTCTCGATCAGCTTGCCCGAAGCGGCATCGGCCTGCCACTGGTCAAGGCTGTAGCGTCCCTCGCGCACGGTCAGCCCTTCTTCGGTCGCCAGCGTGAGCAGGCTGGACCGGGTAATGCCGGGCAGGATCGTGCCGGTGAGTTCCGGGGTCAGGATCGATCCGTCCTCGAACACGAAGAACAGGTTCATGCCGCCCAGTTCCTCAACCCACTTGTGTTCGGCGGCATCGAGAAACAGCACCTGATCGTGCCCGCGCGCAAAGGCTTCGGCGGTGGGCACAAGGCTGGCCGCATAATTGCCGCCGCATTTGGCAGCGCCCGTGCCGCCGGGCGCCGCGCGGGTATAATCGCTGACCCAGATCGAAACCGCAGGCGCGCCCGATTTGAAGTAGTTTCCGGCCGGGCTGGCGATGACGAGAAACTTGTATTCCTTGGCCGGGCGCACACCAAGGAACGCTTCGCTGGCGAACATGAAGGGGCGCAGATACAGCGACCCGCCTTCGACGTTGGGGAACCAGTCCTTGTCGGTCAGCACCTGTTGCCGCACCGCTTCCACGAACAGCGCTTCGGGCAGTTCGGGCATGGCAAGGCGGCGGGCCGATGCGTTGAAGCGTTCGGCGTTCGCTTCCGGGCGGAACAGCGAAATGCCGTCGTCTGCCAGGCGATAGGCTTTCAGCCCTTCGAAGATTTCCTGCGCATAGTGCAGAACCGCTGCTGCCGGATCGAGTGGAATCGGGCCATAAGGCACGATTCGCGCGCTGTGCCAGCCTTTGCCCTCGGTATAGTCGATCTCGACCATGTGATCGGTAAACGCACGACCGAAGCCCGGATCGGCCAGCACGGCATCGCGCACATCGGCAGCCGTGGGGGCCGGGTGCGCCGTACGGGCGAAAGTCAGGCTGGGATCGGCGGTCGTCGCCATGGCAAATCGGTCCTTGCGCTAGATTCAAAAAAGCGCGGTTGAACGATTATTGCGCAGATGGCAAGTGTTATGTAATAAATGTGAAGGGCCGCGCCGGTCAGTCCGGGCGGCCCTTCGCATGGTCAGCGGCCGGAAGTGCCGCCCACAAAGCCTCTATCGCTTAATCGAAACTCAGCGATAATGCCTCGCAAGGGACTGTACCGACCTCTGTGCTGAACCATGAGACATCGGATCACCTCCTTTCGCGCTGTTGAGCCATTGCGCCACCCTTCCGAGTGACTGAGCCGCAGGATCGAACTCCTTCGGCCTTGACATCAATGTGATTCATTCTGTGGCGAACAACAAGACTTGCATTGATTTTTTTTGGCGTCAGTATCTTTGCTTCGCAGTTGCACAGTAGCTTTATAGGGCGCGCTGTCAGCGACGGCGGCAATCCTCGATTACCCGGCCCACTTCCGCCCATGCAGGCAGGTACAGCGTGGGCAAGCCGTTCACTTCCACGGCAAACCGTCCCCGGCTGAACGCCATGGCGTCCAGCACGGCGTCCTGCGCGCGGACGGTTGCGGCCAGCTGGGTTTGGCTGGCTGGTTCGGCGGACAGTGCGCGGATTTCGCTGGTGGTGGCAATCGACATCGGCAGCGAAACGGATGATGTCCCGGTGCGAATCAAAGACACGGTGCCAGAAGCGCGATTGCAGGCCAGCGCGAACAATGTGGCCGTGCTTGATCCATATCGCGCAACGCCGCCTTCGTTGCGCTGTTCGTAACGCCAGTCTCCCGGTGTCTGCGGTGCATCGCGCCAGTCCTTGAATGCGGCTGCGGGCGGTGGGGGAGGGGCTGGCGCAGGCCGCTGTGCAACCGGCGGCGGAGGCGGCGGGACGACCTGCGGAGACGAGCAGGCGGCGACCAGCACGAAGGCTGTGCCGGAAAAAGCCCTGGCAATGGCGGATGCGCGATTGATTTTCATGGCAAGGTTATGGAAGGAACTCGCCGTGACCTCAACCCACACCCCAAAATCGAAAATTCGCGTCGATCAGCTGCTGGTCGAGCGCGGCCTTGCCGAAAGTCGCGCCCGCGCGCAGGCGCTGATCCTTGCGGGGCTGGTGTTCCTGGGCGAAACGAAGATCGCCAAGGCGGGGCAGGCGGTTGCCGCAGACGCCGTGCTGGAGGTGCGCGGGCGCGACCACCCGTGGGTTTCGCGCGGCGGGATCAAGCTGGCCCATGCGATCGAGGTGTTCGGGCTGGATCCTGCGGGCGTGATTGCGATGGATATTGGCAGTTCGACCGGCGGCTTTACCGACGTTCTGCTCCAGAACGGTGCAATTCACGTCTTTGCGGTCGATTCGGGTACGAACCAGTTGGCGTGGAAGCTGCGCCAGGACGATCGCGTGACCGTGTATGAACAGACCAGCGCCCGTGTGCTGACGCCGGGGCATATCGATCGGCCCGCGACGTGGGTGGTGTGCGATGCAAGCTTTATTGCCTTGCGCAAGGTGCTGGAAGTGCCGCTCGCGCTGGCCACGCGGCCGACGCGCCTGGTCGCGCTGATAAAGCCGCAATTCGAAGTGGGGCGCGGCGAAGTGGGCAAGGGCGGCGTGGTGCGCGATCCGGCCTTGCACGAACGCGTCTGCGTGGACGTGCGGGAATGGCTGGAAGGCGATGGCTGGCAGGTGCAGGGCGTGGTGCCCAGTCCGATCACCGGTCCCGAAGGCAATGTGGAATTCCTGATTTCGGCATCGCGAAGCTGACTTATCCACGGCTTCTGTCTCCACACGGGATTGCATAAGGTTCAAGTCCCGATTGCGCACTTGCGCGTGGCCCGTCAGTATCGGGATCGAATCGCGCTGCGTCGCATTGCCAACGGGTGACATGAACTACCTTGCTTCTCCCGGCCAGTTACGGGCCAGTCTTCTGCGCTGGTCGCTGTTCACAGTGCCTCTCCTGCTCGTGCTTGGTTTCTTTTCAGGACAGGCTGCTGGAAGCGGTCCGGGAAATCCGTGGTTCGATGATCTGGTGAAGCCCGCCATATATCCGCCACCGCTTGCGTTCCCGATCGTCTGGTCGCTGCTTTACGCAATGATGGGCGTTTCGCTTGCGATGATTCTTTCAGCGCGAGGCGCGGGCGGTCGCGTGTTGGCGGTTGCTGCATTCGTGGCGCAGCTTGTTCTCAATCTTTCGTGGTCACCGGTATTTTTCGCCATGCACCAGATCACCGGGGCTTTCTGGATCGCCGTCGCGATGGCGGTGATGGTCCTGATAACGCTGGTGCTGTTCTGGCGCATCCGCCCGGTCGCGGGCATGCTGTTGCTGCCCTATCTCGCCTGGGTCTGCTTTGCCAGTGTCCTGACGTTCGAGATCGGTCGCCTCAACCCTGAAGCTGATGGCGCGTTCGGTTCGTCAAGTGCGGTCCGTGTAGAGATTTGACCCTTGCAGGCAGGCGACGGGCCGCCCACATAGCAGGCCAGTACGCTCCAGACAGGAACCTGCAATGCAAAGCGAAAACCCGATGATCGCCGACTTCGTCAAGCTGCTCAACAGCGCCGCCGGAACGATCGCGGGCATGGGCCGCGAAGCGAGCGAGACTGCGCGCGAAAAGGCCAAGGAAGTGTTCGGCGGCCTCGATTTCGTCAGTCGTGAGGAATTTGACGCGGTAAAGGATCTGGCCTCTGCCGCGCGTGAGGAGGTTGAAACCCTCAAGGCGCGTATCGCGGCGTTGGAGGCGGCTGCCGCCCAATCGAACAGCCAGGCCTGATTGAAGGGAACCGGCTTGCTCCCTCGCGGATTGAACCTGGCAAAAGGTGTCTTTCCGGCACCGTCAGGGATCAATCCGTGTTCACACAGCTCAACCCCACCATTCCGCTCCATGTGCTCGGCAAAGGCGATGGCTATGCCATTGGCATGATCGATTACGGGCAGGAGCATAACCTGATCTGGGTTACCGCGCTTGATGAATCCGGCGAAATCTGGTGTGCGCCCAATCACAAGGTACGTCTCGGCAAAAACTGGACCATGGGCCGCGCGGAAAACCGGCTTATCGCCGAAGACAAGCGTGCCGCCACGCAAGTTGCCGAAAATGTTACCGATATCGGCCGCGCGTGAGCAAGCATCTGGCTCGCTACCTAACTAGGCCGTGAACCCATTAACGCGACGGTGTCTGAGCCTTCTTGATCTGTCGCACCGCCCAGATGACAATCGGAATTGTCAGAATCAGGAACACGATAAGTCGGGTGTTCCACTGCTCACCGCTGAAGAATGCGATCAAGGCAGCGGCAAAGAAGAATAGCGTCCAAGACATCCAGGGCTTCATAGGGTTCATCGTAACACGCCTTTCCTTGTTGAGCGAAAGCTGATTCAGGGACTGGATGAGCCGATATGACCTGACCGATTTCGAGTGGCGTGTGATCGAACCAATGTTGCCCAACAAGCCTAGAGGCGTGCCACGTGTCGATGACCGGCGTGTGCTGAATGGCATCTTCTGGGTGCTGCGGTCAGGGGCGCCGTGGCGAGACTTGCCGGAACGCTATGGCCCGCGCACAACCTGCTACAATCGCTTCGTGCGATGGCGAAAAGCCGGTGTGTGGGATCGAATGATGGACGCCATCACCGCCGCCCATGATGGCGATATCCAGATGATCGACAGCACTTCCATCCGGGCGCACCAACAGGCTGCGACGGCAAAAAGGGGGATCGAGATCATTGTCTCGGTCGCTCCCGAGGCGGGCTCACCACCAAAATCCACGCGGTCGTCGATGGGCAAGGCCTCCCGATCCGGCTCAGCCTGACTGCCGGGCAAAGCCACGACGGGCAAGCGGCTGACGATCTACTCAATCACGTTGGCGCCGGAACAATCGTGCTGGCAGACAAGGCGTATGACGCCGATCGTATCCGAGCGTCTCTCCGCGAAAAGGGATCGTTTGCCAACATTCCGCCCAAGGCAAACCGGAAGTCGAAACCGTACTTCAGCACATGGCTGTACCGCGAGCGGAACCTGATCGAACGCTATTTCTCCAAATTGAAGCACTTCCGCAGAGTAGCTACCCGCTACGACAAGTTGGCCGAAAACTTTCTGGCCATGGTCCAACTCGCCTCAATGCGCCTGTGGCTGCGCGTTTATGAGTCTACGGCCTAGGCCGTAAACTCATAAACCACACCGTCGAGGCGTCGAAATGACAAACATATCGGGCCAAGGCGCCCGCTGGGAGGGCTGGTTGCCCTTCCAAGGGCGGCTTGGTTCGAGATGGAAGTCATTTCGACGTCCTTCGGATTTGACCAAAACGGCCCATCGCTTCGTCGGGCAGACTTGAAATATCGACATATTCCTGCGCCTGCCCTCCTTGCGCTAAGCCGTTTTGCCTCAAACCTCGACGGTGTGGTTTATGAGTTTACGGCCTAGCACCCTCACTTGCCAGCGCCTTCGCTGTCTCGATCGCGCAGGCCAGCCGCCAGCGCAATCCGGCCGCCGCAAAATCAAGGGTTACATCTGCCTGCAAGCTGCGCGCCGGGATGTGCCGGATCAGCGTTGTGCCAAAACCATTGCTGTCGGGCGATATCACCACGGGGCCGTGGCATTCCTGCCAGTCTACGACAAACTGCCCATCGTCCGTCTCGTCCCACGATAGCACAACCTGTCCGCCCGGCACACTGAGCGCGCCATATTTGATCGCGTTGGTCGTCAATTCATGCAGCGCCATCCCGATAACCTCGGCCGCCCGCGGGCTGAGCGGCACCGATGCGCCCCTTGTGATGACCTGTGTCCGGCTGTCCTGCCCCAATATGGCCAGTTGCGCTGCGGCGAGTTCGTCCATCATAATTCTGGACCACCCACGCCGGATCAGCAGATCCTGATTGGCCGACAGGCTGGCAAGGCGGCTTTCGAACCGGCGCAGGAAATCGGGATCGCATCCACCGGAACGGCGGGCCAGCGCCTGCACCACCGACAGCATGTTCTTCGATCGGTGATTGACCTCCATCAGCAGTACCCGGATCTGCTCTTCCTTTTCGAGCATATCGGTCACGTCGGTATTGGTGCCGAACCAGTAGAGGATTTCCCCGCCATCGTCGCGAATCGGCTTGGCGCGGGAAAGGAACCAGCGCCATTCGCCATCGTGCCGACGCAACGGGAAGGTATCGTCCCATTCGCTTCCCGCAGCGATCGAAGCGGCGAAATGATCGCGAACCCGCGTGACATGATCGGGATGATGGACCTTGTCCCACCCCCATCCGTCGGTCGATCCTTCAGGTACGCCGGTGTAATCGTACCAGCGCTGGTTGTACCACCAGATGGCACCGGTGCTATCGGCCACCCACGCCAGTTGCGATATGTTGTCGGCCAGCATGCGGAAGCGCATCTCGCTTTCGCGCAAGGCGCGTTGCGCCTGTTCGCGCGCGGTTATGTCGCGCGCGATCTTGCTGGCGCCCACGATCTTTCCGCTCTTGTCGGCGATCGGGGATACGGTGATCGATACGGCAATCTGCACACCGTCCTTGCGACAGCGTAGGGTGTCGAAGCTCTTCACACGCTCGCCCCGCGCGATGCGGCCGATGATGTCGTCTTCTTCGGCCAGTCGATCCACCGGGATCAGCCGCCTGATATTCTGCCCGACCATTTCAGCTTCGGTGAACCCGAAAATACGGGTGGCAGCCGGATTCCAGCTGAGCACTGTTCCGCTCAGGTCCTTGCTGATGATCGCATCATCGGAAGACTGGATAATGGCAGATAGATGCGCTTCGGCCAGCAATGCTACTTGCTCCCCTGCGACCCCACCCCGCTTGATCTTTAGGGGAAGTCAGCCGGGATGCAAGCGGGTTCGATCGCGCCTTACAGCCCGGCCTTGCGCAGCGCCCGATCGAGATCCTCGATCAGGTCATCGGGATCTTCAAGGCCCACGTTCAGCCGCAGCATGCCTTCGCCAACGCCCATGTCGGCGCGGGTTTCGGGGCCGACGCCGTAATGGGTGGTCGATGCCGGGTGGCACATCAGGCTGCGCGAATCGCCGATGTTGTTCGAAATGTCGATCAGTTCCAGCGCGTCGAGCAGGGCGTGGGCCTGCGTCAGGCCACCATCGAGGTGGAATGAAAAGATCGTCCCGCCGGCCTTCATCTGCTTCCTGGCAAGTTCGTATTGCGGATGGCTGGGCAAGTGCGGATAGAGCAGACGCGGCACCCGTCCTTCCACAAAACTGGCAACCTTCAATGCATTCTCGCTCTGGCGATGAATGCGCAGGTCCAGCGTTTCCAGCCCCTTCAGCACGACCCACGCGTTGAACGCCGCGATATTCGGCCCGGTGTTGCGCTGAAATGGCAGCAGGACATTGTTGATCCAGTCAGCCGAACCGCAAACCGCGCCTGCCATCACGCGCCCTTGTCCGTCCATCATCTTGGTGGCGGAATAGGCAACCACGTCCGCGCCGAAATCCATCGGGCGTTGCAGCGCGGATGTGGCAAACGCGTTGTCCACCACGGTGGTGATGCCATGGCGCTTCGCCAGTGTGCAGACGAACTCCAGATCTACCACGTCCATCGTCGGGTTGGCCGGGCTTTCGAAGAAGAAAACCTTGGTGTTGGGCCGGATCGCCGCTTCCCACGCGGCATTGTCCGAAGCATCGATGGTGGTGCCGGTGATGCCGAAGCGCGGCAGCAGGTTGTCGATCAGCCAGCGGCACGATCCGAACGCAGCCTTGGCGGCCACCACGTGATCGCCTGCGGAAAGCTGGCACAGCAGCGCGGTGGTCATCGCGGCCATGCCCGTTGCCTGTGTACGACACGCTTCTGCGCCTTCCATCAGGGCGATGCGTTCTTCCAGCATCTGCACCGTGGGGTTCTGCAGGCGCGAATAGGTCATGCCCTCGGCCTCACCGGCAAAGCGCGCGGCCACGGTCGCAGCATCGTCGTAGGCAAAGCCCGATGTCAGGAACAGCGCTTCGGAGGTCTCGCCCATTTCCGACCGCCACGTCCCGCCACGGATGGCTTGCGTTGCGGGGCGCCAATTGCGGGTGATCGAGCGGTCCTGGCCGGTAGTGCGTTTCATGGCCCCTGCCTTAGTTTCCCGACGGTTTACACGCAAGCGGCGGGATTGCGCTGATTGTGCCCCCGTCCTATTCGTCCACGGGCATGACCGCGACCACGCTTCACCGTATCGACCCCGCGCGCAGCATTCGACGCGACCCCGCCATATGGTGCGCCGCGATTGCGACAGCGTTCTTCGTTCTCGTACTTTACCGGCTGGGCA
This genomic interval from Novosphingobium sp. CECT 9465 contains the following:
- a CDS encoding IS5 family transposase (programmed frameshift) translates to MSRYDLTDFEWRVIEPMLPNKPRGVPRVDDRRVLNGIFWVLRSGAPWRDLPERYGPRTTCYNRFVRWRKAGVWDRMMDAITAAHDGDIQMIDSTSIRAHQQAATGKKGDRDHCLGRSRGGLTTKIHAVVDGQGLPIRLSLTAGQSHDGQAADDLLNHVGAGTIVLADKAYDADRIRASLREKGSFANIPPKANRKSKPYFSTWLYRERNLIERYFSKLKHFRRVATRYDKLAENFLAMVQLASMRLWLRVYESTA
- a CDS encoding PLP-dependent aspartate aminotransferase family protein — protein: MKRTTGQDRSITRNWRPATQAIRGGTWRSEMGETSEALFLTSGFAYDDAATVAARFAGEAEGMTYSRLQNPTVQMLEERIALMEGAEACRTQATGMAAMTTALLCQLSAGDHVVAAKAAFGSCRWLIDNLLPRFGITGTTIDASDNAAWEAAIRPNTKVFFFESPANPTMDVVDLEFVCTLAKRHGITTVVDNAFATSALQRPMDFGADVVAYSATKMMDGQGRVMAGAVCGSADWINNVLLPFQRNTGPNIAAFNAWVVLKGLETLDLRIHRQSENALKVASFVEGRVPRLLYPHLPSHPQYELARKQMKAGGTIFSFHLDGGLTQAHALLDALELIDISNNIGDSRSLMCHPASTTHYGVGPETRADMGVGEGMLRLNVGLEDPDDLIEDLDRALRKAGL
- a CDS encoding SDR family NAD(P)-dependent oxidoreductase, encoding MSISFEGRVAIVTGAGGGLGRAYALELAKRGAKVVVNDLGASRDGSGHSDAALKVVEEIEAMGGEAMPNGGSVSEYDQMAEMVARAKERWGGVHVLINNAGILRDKSFTKMDPADFEMVVRVHLIGSAFATKACWDTMREQNYGRILMTASSSGLFGNFGQANYGAAKLGVAGLAKTLYLEGAKNNIRVNSLAPVAATRMTEDIFPEEAFKLFNPESVVPAALFLVSEDAPTNAIIGAGGGGYHSAWVTMNKGVLLPPDDQSVEGFAAHWNRITDRTDDFVPRSGPEQAQVIIGQLQAAMKG
- a CDS encoding TlyA family RNA methyltransferase translates to MARLWKELAVTSTHTPKSKIRVDQLLVERGLAESRARAQALILAGLVFLGETKIAKAGQAVAADAVLEVRGRDHPWVSRGGIKLAHAIEVFGLDPAGVIAMDIGSSTGGFTDVLLQNGAIHVFAVDSGTNQLAWKLRQDDRVTVYEQTSARVLTPGHIDRPATWVVCDASFIALRKVLEVPLALATRPTRLVALIKPQFEVGRGEVGKGGVVRDPALHERVCVDVREWLEGDGWQVQGVVPSPITGPEGNVEFLISASRS
- a CDS encoding TspO/MBR family protein, translating into MNYLASPGQLRASLLRWSLFTVPLLLVLGFFSGQAAGSGPGNPWFDDLVKPAIYPPPLAFPIVWSLLYAMMGVSLAMILSARGAGGRVLAVAAFVAQLVLNLSWSPVFFAMHQITGAFWIAVAMAVMVLITLVLFWRIRPVAGMLLLPYLAWVCFASVLTFEIGRLNPEADGAFGSSSAVRVEI
- a CDS encoding PAS domain S-box protein translates to MLAEAHLSAIIQSSDDAIISKDLSGTVLSWNPAATRIFGFTEAEMVGQNIRRLIPVDRLAEEDDIIGRIARGERVKSFDTLRCRKDGVQIAVSITVSPIADKSGKIVGASKIARDITAREQAQRALRESEMRFRMLADNISQLAWVADSTGAIWWYNQRWYDYTGVPEGSTDGWGWDKVHHPDHVTRVRDHFAASIAAGSEWDDTFPLRRHDGEWRWFLSRAKPIRDDGGEILYWFGTNTDVTDMLEKEEQIRVLLMEVNHRSKNMLSVVQALARRSGGCDPDFLRRFESRLASLSANQDLLIRRGWSRIMMDELAAAQLAILGQDSRTQVITRGASVPLSPRAAEVIGMALHELTTNAIKYGALSVPGGQVVLSWDETDDGQFVVDWQECHGPVVISPDSNGFGTTLIRHIPARSLQADVTLDFAAAGLRWRLACAIETAKALASEGARP
- a CDS encoding branched-chain amino acid aminotransferase, translating into MATTADPSLTFARTAHPAPTAADVRDAVLADPGFGRAFTDHMVEIDYTEGKGWHSARIVPYGPIPLDPAAAVLHYAQEIFEGLKAYRLADDGISLFRPEANAERFNASARRLAMPELPEALFVEAVRQQVLTDKDWFPNVEGGSLYLRPFMFASEAFLGVRPAKEYKFLVIASPAGNYFKSGAPAVSIWVSDYTRAAPGGTGAAKCGGNYAASLVPTAEAFARGHDQVLFLDAAEHKWVEELGGMNLFFVFEDGSILTPELTGTILPGITRSSLLTLATEEGLTVREGRYSLDQWQADAASGKLIETFACGTAAVVTPVGKVASHAGEFTIGSGGPGQLTQKLRSKLVGIQRGEIADTHGWVKRIA
- a CDS encoding accessory factor UbiK family protein, with the protein product MQSENPMIADFVKLLNSAAGTIAGMGREASETAREKAKEVFGGLDFVSREEFDAVKDLASAAREEVETLKARIAALEAAAAQSNSQA